The nucleotide sequence ATTCGCAGGCAATTTCGCTGGCAGATTATAAGATGGAGGATCTGGCATACGAGTTGTCCAAGGCAGGAGCGGCATGTGCGCGGCGTGCGGCGGAGGAAGTGATGGCGGCACAACCGGGACGCGTTTGCTTTGTGGCCGGCGCGATGGGACCGACAACGAGGACATCGTCCATTTCGACGGATGTAAATAATCCGGCCGCGCGTGGGACTACTTACGATGAGCTGGTGCAGGCTTATTATGATCAGGCAAAAGGCTTAATTGATGGTGGGGCAGATATTTTGTTGGTAGAAACGATTTTTGACACGCTGAATTCCAAGGCGGCATTCTTTGCGATTGAAAGATTATATGACGACCTGGGTTATCGACTGCCGATCATGGCGTCGGTGACTTTCATCCAGGCGGGCAGCAATCGCGGTGTCACCGGCCAGACGGTGGAAGCATTTTGGAATTCGATTTCACACGTGCCGCTCGTGAGCGTGGGAATGAACTGCGCGCTCGGACCAAAGGAGATGAGGGCGCTGATCGAGGAATTGTCGAACATCGCGCCGATTTATATGAGCGCGTATCCGAATGCCGGGTTGCCCAATCCCCTGCTCCCCACTGGATTTCCAGAAACGCCCGAATCATTGGCACCGCAATTGAAGGAATGGGCCTCAAACGGCTGGTTAAATGTGGTCGGTGGCTGCTGCGGCACAACCCCGCCGCACATCAAGATGATCGCGGAAGCAGTGCGCGGGTTAAAACCACGTGTGGTGCCGACGGTGGAACCTTATTTGCGTTTGAGCGGCCTTGAGGCTTTGACCGTGCGGCCGGAAACAAACTTTGTGAACGTGGGCGAGCGGACGAATGTAACCGGGTCGCCCAAGTTTTCAAAATTGATCCTTGAAGGAAAATACGAGGAAGCATTGAGCGTAGCCAAGCAGCAGGTGGTGAACGGCGCGCAAGTCATCGATGTGAACATGGACGAAGGCATGCTCGATGGCGCGAAAGCCATGACGCATTTTCTGAATTTGATTGCGTCCGAACCGGACATTGCACGCGTGCCGATCATGGTGGACAGCTCCAAATGGTCGGTCATCGAGGCGGGCTTGAAGTGCATCCAAGGCAAGGGTGTCGTGAACTCCATCAGCCTGAAGGAAGGCGAAGAGAAGTTTAAGGAACACGCCAAACTGGTGCGTCGTTACGGCGCCGCGGTAGTGGTAATGGCTTTTGACGAAAAGGGCCAGGCCGACAATTTCGCTCGCAAGATTGAAGTCTGCAAACGGAGTTATGACATCCTGACGAAGGAAGTCGGGTTCCCGCCGCAGGACATTATTTTTGACCCAAACATCCTGACCGTGGCGACGGGCATGGATGAGCACAATAATTATGCGGTCGATTTCATCGAGGCGACCCGCTGGATCAAACAGAACCTGCCTCACGCGAAGGTGAGCGGTGGCATCAGCAATATTTCATTCTCGTTCCGCGGCAACAATACGGTCCGCGAAGCGATGCACTCGGCATTTTTGTATCACGCGATCAAGGCGGGGTTGGACATGGGCATCGTGAACGCCGGGATGCTGGAAGTTTATGAAGAGATTCCGAAGGACCTGCTCGAACTCGTGGAAGATGTCCTGTTGAACCGGAAGCCGGATGCGACGGAACGGTTGATTAAGTTCGCTGAATCCGTGAAGCAAAAAGGTAAGACGGAAGTGGTTGCGGATGAGTGGCGCAAGGGAACGGTGGAAGAACGACTCAGCCATGCCTTGGTGAAGGGCATTGTTGATTTCATCGACCAGGACACCGAGGAAGCGCGACAGAAATATGGCAAGCCGCTATTGATCATCGAGGGACCGTTGATGAGCGGCATGAATGTCGTCGGCGATTTATTCGGGTCAGGCAAGATGTTCCTGCCGCAGGTGGTGAAGAGCGCGCGCGTGATGAAAAAGGCCGTGGCATATTTGCTGCCTTACATGGAAGAGGAGAAAAAGAAGACTGGCATTACCCGGGCCAACGGCAAAATCCTGATGGCAACCGTGAAGGGCGACGTCCACGACATCGGCAAAAACATTGTCGGTGTGGTGCTCGGTTGCAATAGCTACGAGGTGATCGACCTCGGTGTGATGGTGTCGTCGGAGAAAATTTTGGCGGCGGCGAAGGAGCACAACGTCGATGTCATCGGCTTGAGCGGATTGATCACACCATCACTGGACGAAATGGCGCACGTGGCGAAGGAGATGAAACGGCAAGGCTTCACCCTGCCCCTCCTGATTGGCGGGGCCACGACGAGTCGTGCTCATACCTCGGTAAAAATTGCACCGGGCTATAACGAAGCTGTGGTGCATGTGCTTGATGCATCACGCGCCGTGGGTGTGGTGGGACAATTGCTCAACCCGGAGCTCAAGACCGCGTTCGTGCAGAAGAATCGCGAGGAGCAGGAACGGTTGCGCCAGCAGCACGCGGCACAGAAGGACGCGAAGCCGTTGTTGAAGATCGAGGAAGCGCGCAAGCGAAAGACGCCCATTGATTGGAAAGAGAGCGACATTGCCAAACCCTCCTTCACTGGTCCGAAGGTGCTGGAGAATGCTCCGCTCGACGAACTGATTCCCTTCATTGATTGGTCGCCGTTCTTTCATACCTGGGAATTGCGCGGGCGCTATCCGGCGATTTTGGATGAGCCCAAGGCGAAGGAATTGTTTGATGACGCACAAGCCTTGTTGAAGCGGATAGTGGACGAGAAACTCTTCACAGCGCGCGCGGTTTATGGTTTCTTCCCAGCGAACAGTGTGGGCGATGATATTGAGCTCTACACCGATGATTCGCGCACGAAGGTGTTGACAACTTTCCATACGTTGCGTCAGCAGATGGACAAGCCCGCTGATCAATTTAATCATGCCCTGGCTGATTACGTTGCGCCGAAGGCGAGCGGATTGAAGGATTACCTGGGCGCATTTGCTGTCACGAGCGGTCATGGCGTGGATGAACTGGCGAAGCATTTTGAGAAGGACCACGACGATTACAATTCCATCATGGCGAAGGCCCTGGCGGATCGTTTGGCGGAAGCGTTTGCCGAATATCTCCACAAGAAGGCGCGTGAAGAATGGGGCTTTGGCAAGACGGAGAACCTGAGCAATGAGGATTTGATTCGCGAGAAGTATCGCGGAATTCGTCCGGCGGCTGGTTATCCGGCGTCTCCTGACCACACCGAAAAGCAGATTCTTTGGAAGCTGCTCGATGCGGAAAGGAAAGCGGGCATAAAGCTTACCGAGAGTTGTGCAATGTGGCCAGCGAGTTCAGTGAGCGGGCTTTATTTTGCGCATCCAGAATCAAAATATTTCGGCGTGGGAAAAATTGGCCGGGACCAGGTTCTCGATTATCATTTGCGCAAGCAGATGGATTTGGGCAGTGTCGAGCGTTGGTTGGGACCTTATTTGGATTATGATCCGGATAATGTGAAACCGGAGGCGAACGGTGCACCATCAACAAACAATATCGCGATTGTCTGCGGTTGCGGTGTCCCACATCCGGTGAATTGAAATTAAGAAATGAATTTATGATGCAAACGTTTTGGCTGACAGTCTTGATGGGAAGCATGGTTGTGGTCGGGGTTCAAGCCGATAATGCACCTGCGTTGGCGGCAGCTTCTGACAAACCAAATTCTGCCTCCTCAAGCAACGACTCGAATGAGACCTTGCGGAAGGGTTTCCCAATCAAAGGCGCTGGAACATTGCAGTTGAGCTATCCAAAATCGTGGAGCGACTCAATGCGAGAGGTCAGGCAGTCAAACAGGCCGGTCACGATGATAAAACTGAGCCCCGGAAATGAGCAGGACTTTGCAGTCATGTTGGAAGTGGCGCAAGTGGGCGAGGACAAAACCAGGAACCTGGATGTAAAAGCCTTTCTAACGCAGGTGGGCAAAATGGAATTGCCGCATGCCGTGGAGAAATCAATCGATATCCAGGAGTTAAATGGCCCTGAAGTAAACGGCGCGTATTTCACTGTCACGGATAAAAAGTTCACGGCAGGAATGCCCCAACCGGGAGAATATAAATATCTAACGCAGGGCTACGCTAAGTTGAAGGGCCTGGTCATCACGTTCCGGGTGGTTTCAAACAGACCAGAGGGCGCAGGTAAGGCCACAGCTTTGGATATGGTGCGGAGTGCGCGTCTGCTTACAGATTTGTAGTCATTCCCGGCCACATGTTCCCTGACCGTGCCAGACTTACAAATACCGGGGATTTTGCTCGTCAGAACCGGGACTTTATAACAGGTTTAAACGATGTGGCACCTTTCCGTATCCTGGTGGGAACTTATTTTGCGTGGAGGGATTGTCTACGTATTCCTTCTCGTGTTGCTGCGGGTTACTGGGAAGCGGCAGGTTGGGCAACTTTCGCCATTTGACCTGATCTTGCTGCTGGTGTTGAGCAACGCGGTTCAGAACGCAATGAATGGAGGGGATAATTCCTTGCTGGCAGGGATTATTTCAGCAGTGACACTGGTCGGCCTCAACTACGTCGTAGGGCTTGCCACCTACAAGAGCAAGCGCCTTGAAGCACTGATCGAGGGGCGTCCGGAAGTGCTGATCCACAATGGAATTCTTTTCACCGAGGTGTTGAAGCGCCAGCGATTAACACATCATGAACTGAATGCTGCGTTACGCGGAGCCGGTTGCGCCTGCA is from Pedosphaera parvula Ellin514 and encodes:
- the metH gene encoding methionine synthase, which encodes SQAISLADYKMEDLAYELSKAGAACARRAAEEVMAAQPGRVCFVAGAMGPTTRTSSISTDVNNPAARGTTYDELVQAYYDQAKGLIDGGADILLVETIFDTLNSKAAFFAIERLYDDLGYRLPIMASVTFIQAGSNRGVTGQTVEAFWNSISHVPLVSVGMNCALGPKEMRALIEELSNIAPIYMSAYPNAGLPNPLLPTGFPETPESLAPQLKEWASNGWLNVVGGCCGTTPPHIKMIAEAVRGLKPRVVPTVEPYLRLSGLEALTVRPETNFVNVGERTNVTGSPKFSKLILEGKYEEALSVAKQQVVNGAQVIDVNMDEGMLDGAKAMTHFLNLIASEPDIARVPIMVDSSKWSVIEAGLKCIQGKGVVNSISLKEGEEKFKEHAKLVRRYGAAVVVMAFDEKGQADNFARKIEVCKRSYDILTKEVGFPPQDIIFDPNILTVATGMDEHNNYAVDFIEATRWIKQNLPHAKVSGGISNISFSFRGNNTVREAMHSAFLYHAIKAGLDMGIVNAGMLEVYEEIPKDLLELVEDVLLNRKPDATERLIKFAESVKQKGKTEVVADEWRKGTVEERLSHALVKGIVDFIDQDTEEARQKYGKPLLIIEGPLMSGMNVVGDLFGSGKMFLPQVVKSARVMKKAVAYLLPYMEEEKKKTGITRANGKILMATVKGDVHDIGKNIVGVVLGCNSYEVIDLGVMVSSEKILAAAKEHNVDVIGLSGLITPSLDEMAHVAKEMKRQGFTLPLLIGGATTSRAHTSVKIAPGYNEAVVHVLDASRAVGVVGQLLNPELKTAFVQKNREEQERLRQQHAAQKDAKPLLKIEEARKRKTPIDWKESDIAKPSFTGPKVLENAPLDELIPFIDWSPFFHTWELRGRYPAILDEPKAKELFDDAQALLKRIVDEKLFTARAVYGFFPANSVGDDIELYTDDSRTKVLTTFHTLRQQMDKPADQFNHALADYVAPKASGLKDYLGAFAVTSGHGVDELAKHFEKDHDDYNSIMAKALADRLAEAFAEYLHKKAREEWGFGKTENLSNEDLIREKYRGIRPAAGYPASPDHTEKQILWKLLDAERKAGIKLTESCAMWPASSVSGLYFAHPESKYFGVGKIGRDQVLDYHLRKQMDLGSVERWLGPYLDYDPDNVKPEANGAPSTNNIAIVCGCGVPHPVN
- a CDS encoding DUF421 domain-containing protein encodes the protein MWHLSVSWWELILRGGIVYVFLLVLLRVTGKRQVGQLSPFDLILLLVLSNAVQNAMNGGDNSLLAGIISAVTLVGLNYVVGLATYKSKRLEALIEGRPEVLIHNGILFTEVLKRQRLTHHELNAALRGAGCACIEEVHFAILENDGQITVQPKNRSKEV